Proteins encoded within one genomic window of Columba livia isolate bColLiv1 breed racing homer chromosome 1, bColLiv1.pat.W.v2, whole genome shotgun sequence:
- the BRCA2 gene encoding breast cancer type 2 susceptibility protein isoform X1, translated as MDKKMAYSPVERPAFFEIFKAHCSESDLGPISLNWFEELSAEAPPYESKLLGELDGPPGWLDRTFKTPRAKLSTYSQLASTPLIFKEQNTILPPYSSPGKELDQKKTGASRDNLISPSIARRKADQENEIFASPHGTCHNCLAARYANPTILRNTYRTPQRSTIPGPYGSLFCTPKLLEVRTPKRISESLGAEVDPDMSWSSSLATPPTLGATVIIARENDSISGAKQQGERADIALQSFVSNHDKCPGTSDTGLLSVPETVKPNAEDDIKDFESEMLDALFGEMNSFEDTFNMPANSNGTLLLMPRALDVVEKCEINTDKAQGKGDVPCEQSVRRKAGISHDLKTTSQTENSLPIEMNDSLLQNIDEDTGAVKDSCPVGHEKELESLTITGDVQDYRTYVSAENEKPMKEAVPSSSSQWSQLSLSDLDVTHLETSLCSSPSSDFCREKNLGDKSVLVTKDDAVETSLLNTSGFIKAQKLLSANLSEKCYDVQNSENNQTWEITPVKSVSVSVQDPKLVKGCADEVSKMSFLNCNSFLIESTNVTEYSVVYNGSFSKCLKATSKSVVADVLSHPLVCSATSPDNCNDLHLLNSGNTPTKSSFKSLNVLSSLRKRSKRFIYAINNTLLYQEEKIQKEVTSESPAHPILPHSESDSCEFKGCRVASVDDQDCLLLSERKCLQSNVREKNFSTCTLKMDTLDNSSDNLFNNRPKQQDLRDLGENAREDQSATLLKCLQLSNTQKEDTTNSLNSELISNIKRKVLTSARLMARKHSRLLLKSCCLEKGKEDKYMSANVNVGATVPQNLKEELVWSSRNNERLSDTHHDTMSGTNDGFNNTLSQISFGINGLSSDCHNKISTDKRRATDQRSVVDCREVLGPLGINSSENDNIGLKQGEKTDAAAFSEVVANNEEPKSAENNGRAQAAAVSNVPVETAKELLDCIGDSSLNEVISEDNKQVAPMYSSKKPNENLKYKGKPSGNLNACSFNLGFGGFQTASNKQIKFSEVSLAKGKMLFRDIENECFEAYSMERVRNFSNQVKKDNLFFSDSESKSSNNLSDSLDSQTNSLEPGHTQLIPHKAGLCKSFPRSQQSLQEKNQTLTASQEAEIAELSSILEETGSQFEFTQFRKQSNMIQSQAFQQFRSVGTHGAKNVENISETREDADFCSTFISENQVKNDKYCTKQEDTNEDTHVVEYKGDSGVVFHKNDKKVTFTNSDRNGSRMSDESFPVAKQDGFSSFVGFTSAGGKKISVSKAALKRSAELFRDLDDDNYLLQSSETSTACHSSNGHMSSNCNFVRCMTKENKKIVRVSGFKSMDAVSHMDSVAHHAQEKNTSTPFKENTENERTISTNNTENYDSTSTIVNGLLSIKKHNQNLRTSKQFFSEGDCQVEGSLQEDSLDVTCPGNAITTAEECSLSDEMENLSSNWKEGVKQENEPSSQKCQTPAGGDVSISHVALDNALHLLNVQCGERDVNVLENCDKQKTNSTNMEAEDTTHEKILLVNESGIKLGSYHHNQIPFEQEVNVEKNEVKESYLTDFHTATGKKITIADGFLAKAEQFFAENVDLAKKHCDSFENPLKKKKCGKNCVKDLCVESIAQCDPEKLGFDKKLVPKEPGDQFKQTVESSPVKHTVILDTVKVDTFVNLGEDCKRSSVASYAHKKADVRPGKPELESFLRQESDALNGTHLSEGGKLFAERERKYSAKKRDDAEITHDFPVHSAASLHLMKVSNDLADNSVPGDIKNTSFVEDSNNNQSLLLTSESSSSHLNCDSEFELEHLNKPCADTNCFTDTIVNACESRALVSPPEHETNLTSLKETSLKVENQKDYTKQIVFSTAKGKRVSVSESALARVRQMFQENCSESVKYEIETKSRTDQAEIAGNSSWVIHAKCPNSVNFLSATRSEEINSASSHVIKVNASASDNGHQDTNTCVDSKSVPNSQRRHFEQNVKLLRHLPVPDKQINQPNSSTSNLGFFSTASGKPVQLSEESLRKARQLFSEMESNHSSHQQEPFLVEEAVEESEMHTDVVPRKMQVVLPKEEENASTELISDPGFGFSTASGKQVTVSKNAYQKAKAILKESDFLRSELGITDRLSSINESGQHAESSTDEVISESKIEKSCNEDFNLKSIYAEEMKSLPSSHHVKIPEYIPHSKKNEQLTSFKNSFQQEETRSSGKGQLNLGMKTDSEAISCNDTARAEINTNLLQTPRNYLEMEAVESARAFMEDDSSDSGVQIEASQSFSGRLDKNFQSKTFGKRHFEDKNSFGEPPVKRQLLLEFNRTKNLSRSLKASKSTPDGIFKDRRKFMYHVPLKPITCQPFGATKERQEVKNPTLTVPDQDFKGFKSKPAIFQHCALRQSSNGTAGFSTPCKAPAKESEETRSLYKSGKAVKTFIPPFKTKLTFSASEQGSSSRICDSPIRKNVTEEMELNQVTTQESVAEPQDHQSCIQHAADTDVENGDLAMVQMLTNLRCARDLQEMRIKKKYRQNISSQPGSLYVIKTSARNRISLKTAVEEKSPGFYSTEELYTYGVSKHCLQINSTNAESFQFLIEDFFGKEYLLAGNGMQLADGGWLIPTDEGKAGKKEFYRALCDTPGVDPKLITETWVYNHYRWIVWKLAAMEVSFPHEFANRCLTPETVLLQLKYRYDLEVDKSKRSAIKKITERDDAAGKTLVLCISKIISLNTVVSPSSSNKNLESKKAAAIIEVTDGWYGIRALLDPPLKAFLHRRRLTVGQKIIVHGAELVGSQNGCTPLEAPDSLMLKISANSTRCARWHAKLGFHRDPRPFPLPLSSLYSEGGAVGCIDVVIQRTYPLQWMEKTSAGSYVFRNNRAEEREAAKHAEDQQKKLEALFAKIQAEYEKHEERTQRTTPRSRIVTRQQIHNLQDGADLYEAIQNASDPGYMEGYLSEDQLKALNAHRQLMNDKKQTRIREEFKKALESAEQEENSCSKRDVSTVWKLCVVDYRKQEKHKGVILSIWRPLLDVCSLLKEGGRYRIYQLSASQAKGRSDSTNIQLTATKKTQYLQLSVSQEMLAQIFFPRQALKFSHLLDPSFQPPCAEVDLVGVVVSVSRTGFATMVYLSDESYNLVAVKIWTDLRHFAIEDIVVRCSFISASNLQWQSEFRSAIPVLLAGDLSVFSACPKEKYLQEKVNELKSMIENVASFCSDAESKLMNLLRRNLLLTPTLTKRCGWECPSPSCSSGLYAEDKTSVSSKIEIKHPSPLSTSTPNMKLVTPGSAKTPSSSTINEEHPKNSKKRKAMDLLSCIPAPPPLTPLCSIISPSVKRAFQPPRSLGLQRSKSSKETNRNIGCATHCRKLRQTVHLPENDLVADEELAMINTQALMNNLPEEKKIHYVNENSDTIATNFSDDLSPKNSSRSTGEANNSSKISS; from the exons ATGGATAAGAAAATGGCTTACAGCCCTGTGGAAAGACCAGccttctttgaaatatttaaggCACATTGCAGTGAATCAG aCTTAGGGCCTATCAGTCTCAACTGGTTTGAAGAACTCAGTGCAGAAGCACCACCATATGAGTCTAAATTGTTAGGAGAACTTGATGGTCCCCCTGGCTGGCTTGATCGAACTTTTAAAACTCCAAGGGCAAAACTTTCCACATACAGTCAGCTAGCATCAACTccacttatttttaaagaacaaaatacgATATTGCCACCATATTCTTCTCCTGGAAAAGAACtggatcagaaaaaaacaggagcaa GCAGAGATAATTTGATAAGCCCAAGTATcgcaagaagaaaagcagatcaagaaaatgaaatatttgcttctCCTCATGGTACCTGCCACAACTGCCTTGCTGCTAGGTATGCTAA TCCAACTATTTTAAGGAATACTTACAGAACACCTCAGAGAAGTACTATTCCTG GACCATATGGAAGCTTGTTTTGCACACCAAAACTTCTGGAG GTCAGAACTCCAAAACGTATTTCTGAAAGTTTGGGAGCAGAAGTGGATCCAGATATGTCCTGGTCAAGTTCTTTAGCCACGCCTCCTACACTTGGTGCAACAGTGATAATAG CCAGAGAGAATGATTCTATTTCTGGAGCAAAGCAACAAGGTGAAAGAGCTGACATA GCTTTGCAAAGCTTTGTTTCCAACCATGATAAATGTCCTGGGACAAGTGATACAGGTTTGCTGTCTGTACCAGAGACTGTGAAGCCAAATGCTGAAGATGACATCAAAGATTTTG AGTCGGAGATGTTAGATGCCTTATTTGGTGAGATGAATAGCTTTGAGGACACATTCAACATGCCTGCTAATTCCAATGGAACCCTTCTGCTGATGCCACGTGCTCTGGATGTAGTagagaaatgtgaaataaacacagataaagcacaaggaaaggggGATGTTCCTTGTGAGCAGTCTGTTAGAAGAAAGGCTGGCATTTCACATGACTTGAAAACAACAAGCCAGACTGAAAATAGCCTCCCTATTGAAATGAATGATTCTTTACTCCAAAACATTGATGAAGATACGGGGGCTGTTAAAGATAGCTGTCCAGTAGGACATGAAAAGGAACTGGAGTCACTTACCATCACAGGAGATGTGCAAGATTATAGAACATATGTGTCAGCTGAGAATGAGAAGCCTATGAAAGAAGCCGTGCCATCTTCATCAAGCCAGTGGTCTCAACTGAGCTTATCTGATCTTGATGTAACTCACTTGGAAACATCTCTATGCAGTTCTCCATCGTCTGACTTCTGTAGAGAGAAAAATTTAGGAGATAAGTCAGTGCTGGTGACCAAGGATGATGCTGTTGAAACATCTTTACTGAATACTTCAGGCTTCATAAAAGCACAAAAGCTGTTGAGTGCCAATTTGTCAGAAAAGTGCTATGATGTGCAAAATTCTGAAAACAACCAAACATGGGAAATAACTCCAGTGAAATCTGTGTCTGTGAGTGTTCAAGATCCAAAGTTAGTAAAAGGATGTGCAGATGAGGTTTCCAAAATGAGCTTCTTAAACTGTAATTCCTTTTTAATTGAAAGTACAAATGTCACGGAGTATTCTGTAGTCTACAATGGCAGCTTTTCCAAATGTTTAAAAGCAACTTCCAAATCTGTGGTAGCTGATGTTCTGTCTCACCCACTTGTATGTAGTGCTACATCTCCTGATAATTGCAATGACCTACATTTATTAAATAGTGGAAATACTCCTACGAAGTCTAGTTTTAAAAGCCTGAATGTGTTATCCAGCTTGAGAAAGAGATCCAAGAGATTTATTTATGCAATAAATAATACTTTACTgtatcaggaagaaaaaatacagaaagaagtaaCCTCTGAATCACCTGCTCATCCTATATTACCTCATTCGGAATCTGATTCATGTGAATTTAAAGGCTGTCGTGTGGCCAGTGTTGATGATCAAG ACTGCTTGCTTCTTTCAGAGAGAAAGTGTTTGCAATCGAATGTCAGGGAAAAGAATTTCAGCACTTGTACTTTAAAAATGGATACATTGGATAACTCCTCTGACAATTTGTTCAACAATAGGCCGAAGCAACAAGACCTGAGAGATTTGGGGGAAAATGCCAGAGAAGACCAATCTGCTACATTATTAAAATGCTTACAATTATCTAATACTCAGAAAGAAGACACAACAAATTCTTTAAATAGTGAActaatttcaaatattaaacGTAAAGTTCTAACTTCAGCACGACTAATGGCAAGAAAGCATTCCAGATTGCTCCTCAAAAGCTGTTGCTTAGAGAAAGGCAAGGAGGATAAGTACATGAGTGCTAATGTGAATGTTGGAGCTACTGTACCTCAGAACCTGAAAGAAGAACTTGTGTGGTCTTCAAGGAATAACGAACGTTTGAGTGATACGCACCATGACACTATGTCTGGGACAAATGACGGTTTCAATAACACTTTGAGTCAGATCAGCTTCGGCATAAATGGACTCAGCAGTGATTGCCACAATAAAATATCAACTGATAAAAGGCGTGCGACAGACCAGCGGTCTGTAGTTGACTGTAGAGAAGTACTTGGACCTTTGGGAATAAACTCCTCAGAAAATGATAATATTGGATTGAAACAAGGGGAGAAAACAGATGCAGCTGCCTTTTCAGAAGTTGTAGCCAATAACGAAGAGCCAAAGTCAGCTGAAAACAATGGACGTGCTCAAGCAGCTGCTGTCAGTAATGTACCTGTAGAGACTGCTAAAGAATTGTTAGATTGTATAGGTGATAGTTCTTTAAATGAAGTAATTTCTGAAGACAATAAGCAAGTAGCACCTATGTATTCCAGCAAAAAGCCAAATGAGAACCTGAAGTATAAAGGGAAACCATCGGGAAATCTTAATGCATGTAGTTTCAATCTGGGCTTTGGTGGTTTTCAGACTGCTTCAAATAAACAGATTAAATTCTCTGAAGTCAGTTTAGCAAAAGGCAAAATGCTGTTCAGAGATattgaaaatgaatgttttgaaGCCTATTCCATGGAAAGAGTCAGAAACTTTTCAAATCAAGTTAAAAAGGATAATCTGTTTTTCTCAGATTCAGAAAGCAAGTCGAGCAATAATTTATCTGATTCTTTAGATTCACAAACAAATTCTCTTGAGCCCGGGCATACACAGTTAATTCCACATAAAGCTGGCTTGTGTAAAAGCTTTCCTAGAAGTCAACAAtccttgcaagaaaaaaatcaaaccttgACAGCAAGCCAAGAAGCTGAAATTGCTGAACTTTCTAGTATCCTGGAAGAAACAGGTAGTCAGTTTGAATTTACACAGTTTAGAAAGCAAAGTAACATGATACAAAGTCAGGCCTTTCAACAGTTTAGAAGTGTGGGAACACATGGAGcaaagaatgtggaaaatatttctgaaacaagGGAAGATGCTGATTTTTGTAGCACTTTTATATCTGAAAATCAAGTAAAAAATGATAAGTATTGTACTAAGCAGGAAGACACAAATGAAGACACTCATGTGGTGGAATACAAAGGAGACAGTGGAGTGGTTTTccataaaaatgacaaaaaggtTACTTTTACTAACTCAGACAGAAATGGAAGTAGAATGTCTGATGAGAGCTTTCCAGTAGCTAAACAGGACGGCTTTTCTAGTTTCGTAGGCTTTACTTCAGCTGGaggtaaaaaaataagtgtttctaAGGCAGCTTTGAAGAGGTCTGCAGAGCTCTTCAGGGACTTGGATGATGATAACTATTTGCTTCAATCTTCTGAAACTAGTACTGCATGTCACAGTTCAAATGGGCATATGTCTTCTAACTGCAATTTTGTCAGATGtatgacaaaagaaaacaaaaaaatagttcGTGTTTCAGGTTTCAAAAGCATGGATGCTGTTTCCCACATGGATTCCGTTGCCCACCAtgcccaggaaaaaaatactagtacaccatttaaagaaaatacgGAAAATGAGAGAACAATATCAACaaataatactgaaaattaTGATAGTACTAGCACTATTGTCAACGGTCTATTGTCTATTAAAAAGCATAACCAGAATCTTAGAACTTCCAAACAATTTTTCAGTGAAGGAGATTGCCAAGTTGAAGGTAGTTTGCAAGAAGACTCATTAGATGTAACATGTCCAGGAAATGCTATTACAACCGCGGAAGAATGTAGTTTATCAGATGAAATGGAAAACCTCTCTTCTAATTGGAAAGAAGGCGTAAAGCAGGAAAATGAACCCTCGTCACAAAAATGTCAAACTCCAGCTGGTGGCGATGTCTCCATTTCTCATGTAGCTTTGGATAATGCACTACACTTACTCAATGTGCAATGTGGAGAAAGAGATgtaaatgttttagagaactgtgacaaacaaaagacaaataGTACAAATATGGAAGCAGAAGACACCACCCATGAAAAGATCCTGTTAGTGAATGAAAGTGGAATAAAATTGGGTTCTTATCATCATAATCAAATACCTTTTGAGCAAGAGGtgaatgttgaaaaaaatgaagtgaaggAGAGTTATCTGACTGATTTTCATACTGCTACTGGCAAGAAAATAACAATTGCTGATGGATTTTTGGCTAAAGCTGAACAGttttttgcagaaaatgttGATTTAGCAAAGAAACATTGTGACAGTTTTGAGAACcccttaaagaaaaagaaatgtggtaAAAACTGTGTCAAAGACTTGTGTGTTGAAAGCATTGCTCAATGTGATCCAGAAAAACTTGGTTTTGATAAAAAACTTGTTCCCAAAGAACCAGGAGATCAATTTAAGCAGACAGTGGAGAGCAGTCCCGttaaacatactgtgattcttgATACTGTTAAAGTTGATACATTTGTTAATCTAGGTGAAGATTGTAAAAGAAGTTCAGTAGCTTCATATGCACATAAAAAAGCTGACGTCAGACCTGGAAAGCCAGAATTAGAATCCTTTCTGAGACAGGAGAGCGATGCTTTAAATGGAACTCATTTGTCTGAAGGTGGAAAACTGTTTgctgagagagagaggaaataCTCAGCAAAAAAGAGGGATGACGCAGAAATCACGCACGATTTTCCTGTGCACTCTGCTGCATCTCTGCATTTAATGAAGGTATCAAATGACCTTGCAGATAATTCTGTTCCAGGAGAtataaaaaatacttcatttgtTGAGGATAGTAACAATAATCAATCTCTCCTATTAACTTCAGAAAGTAGCTCTTCACATTTGAACTGTGACAGTGAGTTTGAGTTAGAACATCTAAATAAACCTTGTGCTGATACAAACTGCTTCACAGACACCATCGTTAATGCTTGCGAAAGCCGGGCACTAGTCAGTCCTCCTGAACATGAAACTAATTTAACCAGCTTAAAAGAAACGTCACTTAAGGTTGAAAATCAAAAGGATTATACCAAACAAATTGTGTTTAGTACAGCAAAAGGTAAAAGGGTTTCTGTTTCGGAAAGTGCATTAGCAAGAGTCAGACAAATGTTTCAAGAAAACTGCAGTGAATCAGTAAAATATGAAATTGAGACTAAATCAAGAACTGATCAAGCAGAAATTGCTGGAAATTCATCTTGGGTGATTCATGCCAAGTGTCCTAattctgttaattttttaagtGCCACAAGAAGTGAAGAGATTAATTCAGCTTCATCCCATGTTATTAAAGTCAATGCAAGTGCTAGTGACAATGGTCACCAAGATACAAACACATGTGTAGACTCAAAGTCTGTTCCAAATTCTCAGAGGCGACACTTTGAACAGAATGTTAAGCTTTTAAGGCACTTGCCTGTTCCAGATAAGCAGATAAATCAGCCAAATTCTTCTACAAGCAATCTTGGGTTTTTTAGTACAGCAAGTGGTAAGCCTGTACAACTATCTGAAGAGTCACTTAGGAAAGCTAGACAGCTCTTTTCTGAAATGGAAAGTAATCATTCATCACATCAACAAGAACCATTTTTAGTTGAGGAAGCTGTTGAAGAGTCTGAAATGCACACTGACGTAGTTCCTAGGAAAATGCAGGTGGTATTGccaaaagaggaagaaaatgccaGCACTGAATTGATTTCAGATCCTGGTTTTGGGTTCAGCACTGCAAGTGGAAAGCAGGTAACGGTCTCTAAAAATGCCTatcaaaaagcaaaggcaatttTAAAAGAATCTGACTTTCTAAGAAGTGAACTTGGCATTACAGATCGACTTAGTTCAATTAATGAAAGTGGTCAACATGCAGAATCTTCAACTGATGAAGTGATCTCAGAATCCAAAATTGAAAAAAGCTGCAATGAAGATTTTAACTTAAAAAGCATTTATGCTGAGGAAATGAAGTCTCTTCCAAGCAGCCACCATGTCAAAATACCTGAGTACATACCACATAGTAAGAAAAATGAGCAGTTAACATCAtttaaaaacagctttcagCAAGAGGAGACTAGGTCTTCTGGAAAAGGACAGCTGAATCTGGGAATGAAAACAGATTCTGAAGCAATTTCATGCAATGATACTGCTagagcagaaataaatactAATCTTCTCCAAACTCCAAGAAATTACTTGGAAATGGAGGCTGTAGAAAGTGCAAGAGCTTTTATGGAAGATGATAGTTCTGATTCTGGAGTTCAGATTGAAGCTTCACAGTCCTTCAGTGGCAGACTGGATAAAAACTTTCAAAGTAAGACCTTTGGGAAGAGGCACTTTGAAGACAAAAACTCATTTG GAGAACCTCCAGTTAAAAGACAGCTACTGCTTGAATTTAACAGAACAAAGAATCTCTCCAGATCTTTGAAAGCTTCAAAAAGCACCCCTGATG gcattttcaaagacagaagaaaatttatGTACCATGTTCCTTTAAAACCCATAACTTGTCAACCTTTTGG AGCTACTAAAGAACGACAAGAAGTCAAGAATCCTACCCTTACTGTACCAGATCAAGACTTCAAAGGATTCAAATCTAAACCTGCCATTTTTCAGCACTGTGCACTGAGACAATCTTCAAATGGTACTGCTGGCTTTTCTACTCCATGTAAGGCCCCAGCAAAAGAGagtgaagaaacaagaagtttGTACAAATCTGGCAAAGCTGTTAAAACTTTTATTCCACCCTTCAAAACCAAGCTGACATTTTCTGCCAGTgaacaaggcagcagcagcagaatatGTGACTCACCAATCAGAAAAAATGTGACTGAAGAGATGGAATTAAATCAGGTCACAACTCAAGAAAGTGTTGCTGAACCTCAGGACCACCAGTCTTGCATCCAGCATGCAGCAGACACTGACGTGGAAAATGGTGACTTAG ctaTGGTCCAGATGCTGACAAATCTCCGCTGTGCCAGAGATCTGCAGGAAatgagaattaaaaagaaatacaggcaAAATATTAGCTCACAGCCAGGCAGTCTTTATGTCATTAAAACATCTGCGAGGAATAGAATCTCTCTGAAAACTGCAGTGGAAGAGAAATCTCCTGGTTTTTATTCTACAGAAGAG CTTTACACATACGGTGTTTCAAAACATTGCCTACAAATTAACAGCACAAATGCAGAATCTTTCCAGTTTCTCATCGAAGACTTTTTTGGCAAGGAGTATTTATTAGCTGGAAATGGGATGCAACTTGCTGATGGGGGATGGCTGATACCTAcagatgaggggaaagctggaAAAAAGGAGTTTTACAG AGCCCTCTGTGACACTCCTGGTGTGGATCCCAAGCTAATAACAGAGACCTGGGTTTACAATCACTATAGGTGGATTGTATGGAAATTGGCAGCCATGGAAGTGTCTTTTCCACATGAATTTGCTAACAGATGTTTGACACCAGAAACTGTGCTCTTGCAGTTGAAATACAG GTATGATTTGGAAGTTGATAAAAGTAAGCGATCAGCAatcaaaaaaataacagaaagagaTGATGCGGCAGGTAAAACGCTTGTACTGTGTATTTCTAAAATCATATCGCTGAACACCGTTGTATCTCCTAGCAGTAGCAATAAAAACCTGGAAagtaaaaaagcagcagcaataatTGAAGTTACTGATGGCTGGTATGGGATTAGAGCTCTTCTGGATCCACCTCTCAAAGCTTTCTTACATAGAAGAAGGCTGACTGTTGGTCAGAAGATCATAGTGCACGGAGCAGAACTTGTTGGCTCTCAAAATGGATGTACGCCACTGGAAGCCCCAGATTCCCTTATGTTAAAG ATTTCAGCGAACAGCACCCGGTGTGCACGGTGGCACGCAAAATTAGGATTTCATCGGGATCCCAgaccttttcctttgcctttgtcATCGCTTTACAGCGAGGGTGGTGCAGTGGGGTGTATTGATGTGGTTATTCAAAGAACTTATCCTCTTCAG TGGATGGAGAAGACATCAGCTGGTTCATATGTGTTTCGTAACAACCGAGCTGAAGAAAGGGAAGCTGCCAAGCATGCAGAGGATCAGCAAAAGAAACTGGAAGCTCTGTTTGCAAAAATCCAAGCAGAATATGAAAAGCATGAAG AGAGAACTCAAAGAACAACACCGAGATCACGCATAGTCACACGACAGCAAATCCATAATTTGCAAGATGGTGCGGATCTTTATGAAGCAATTCAGAATGCATCTGATCCTGGGTATATGGAG GGATATCTCAGTGAAGACCAATTAAAAGCTTTGAATGCTCACAGGCAGTTGATGAATGATAAAAAGCAAACTCGGATACGGGAAGAATTCAAGAAGGCTTTAGAGTcagcagaacaggaagaaaacagttgTTCCAAAAGAGATGTGTCTACTGTATGGAAACTATGTGTGGTAGActacagaaagcaagaaaaacataaag GAGTGATACTGAGTATCTGGCGTCCACTGCTGGATGTTTGTTCCTTGTTAAAGGAGGGCGGTCGGTACAGAATCTACCAGCTGTCAGCATCACAGGCCAAGGGAAGATCAGACTCAACTAACATACAGTTAACAGCAACAAAGAAAACTCAGTATCTACAACTGTCA gTATCACAGGAGATGCTGgcacagattttctttccaaGACAGGCTCTAAAATTCAGCCATTTGTTGGATCCTTCTTTTCAGCCACCATGTGCTGAAGTTGATCTAGTTGGCGTTGTAGTTTCTGTTAGCAGAACAG gTTTTGCTACTATGGTGTACTTATCTGATGAAAGCTATAATTTAGTGGCAGTAAAGATCTGGACAGATCTCAGACACTTTGCTATTGAAGATATAGTTGTCCGCTGTTCATTCATTTCTGCAAGCAACCTTCAGTGGCAATCTGAATTCAGATCAGCGATTCCTGTGCTCTTGGCTGGAGATCTTTCTGTATTCTCAGCCTGTCCAAAGGAAAAGTATCTTCAAGAGAAGGTTAATGAACTGAAAAGTATGATAGAG AATGTGGCCTCGTTTTGCTCTGATGCAGAAAGTAAATTGATGAATTTGCTACGAAGAAATCTCTTGCTTACACCCACTTTAACTAAAAGATGTGGCTGGGAATGCCCCTCTCCTTCCTGCAGCTCAGGTCTTTATGCAGAGGATAAAACCTCG GTCTCTTCTAAAATTGAAATAAAGCATCCAAGCCCTTTGTCAACTAGCACACCAAATATGAAACTTGTCACACCGGGGTCAGCAAAAACACCTTCATCTTCTACAATTAATGAAGAGCATCccaaaaacagcaaaaagagaaaagctatGGACTTGCTCAGTTGCATACCTGCCCCTCCACCCCTTACACCACTGTGTTCAATAATTTCTCCATCTGTAAAAAGAGCATTTCAGCCTCCACGAAGTTTGGGTTTACAGCGCAGCAAGTcatcaaaagaaacaaatcggAACATTGGTTGTGCCACTCACTGTAGAAAATTGAGACAAACTGTCCATCTTCCTGAGAATGACCTGGTTGCTGATGAAGAGCTTGCAATGATTAATACACAAGCACTCATGAATAATTtaccagaagaaaagaagatcCATTATGTAAATGAAAACAGCGATACAATAGCTACTAATTTTTCTGATGATCTTTCACCCAAAAATAGTTCCAGGTCTACTGGGGAAGCCAATAACTCATCAAAAATCAGTTCCTGA